A genome region from Zootoca vivipara chromosome 11, rZooViv1.1, whole genome shotgun sequence includes the following:
- the LOC118076877 gene encoding proteinase-activated receptor 1-like, whose translation MRFAAGGEMDPSLKILFPLFSMVFTLFSTTRAKNSSLGIQPFFRSFPVMEENDNNMEIITNNTSNNSNQSIKQVVTTKQAEKYLTGPWLTRFVPSVHTAVVILSLPLNIMAIIMFVVKIGLKKPAVVYMLNLASADVLFVSVLPFKIAYNFSGNNWMFGPEMCRFVTAAYYCNMYCSVLLMMVISIDRFLAVVYPMQSLSWRTARRASMVCFLIWLLAIAGVIPLLVNEQTKRLSRLNITTCHDAVDISAIMDIFRHYFSALSILFFLIPLLISVTCYVCIIRKLSSSNVAAEPSKRRRAVLLSVAVLSSFIICFGPTNVLLLVHSLRISPDQPLESLYFAYILAVCIGTINCCIDPLIYYYASSKCQKQVWDLLCYKKQSGLEQSSQTTSSNATNLFSGLKKLSQA comes from the exons ATGAGGTTCGCCGCTGGAGGAGAAATGGACCCCTCTCTGAAGATCCTGTTTCCTCTGTTTAGTATGGTCTTCACCTTATTTAGCACAACAAGAGCAAAAA ATTCATCCTTGGGCATCCAGCCTTTTTTTCGTAGTTTCCCTGTGATGgaagaaaatgataataatatggAAATAATTACTAACAATACTTCGAACAACTCCAATCAATCCATAAAGCAAGTGGTTACCACAAAACAAGCTGAAAAATACTTGACTGGTCCATGGCTGACGCGCTTTGTTCCTTCAGTCCACACTGCTGTGGTTATTTTGAGCCTTCCTTTAAACATTATGGCAATTATCATGTTTGTGGTCAAAATAGGGCTTAAGAAGCCAGCAGTGGTGTACATGCTCAACCTGGCTTCTGCAGATGTCCTCTTCGTGAGTGTGCTTCCTTTTAAGATTGCCTACAACTTTTCTGGAAACAACTGGATGTTTGGGCCTGAGATGTGTCGATTTGTCACTGCTGCCTACTACTGCAACATGTACTGCTCCGTCCTGCTGATGATGGTGATAAGCATTGACCGTTTCCTGGCCGTGGTGTACCCAATGCAGTCTCTGTCCTGGCGCACAGCAAGACGGGCCTCGATGGTCTGCTTTCTCATCTGGCTTCTGGCTATAGCTGGGGTGATACCTCTGCTTGTCAATGAGCAAACAAAGAGATTATCCCGGTTAAATATTACAACCTGTCATGATGCAGTAGATATCTCTGCCATTATGGATATATTTCGGCATTACTTTTCTGCATTATCTATTTTGTTCTTTCTTATACCGTTATTAATCTCTGTCACCTGTTATGTGTGCATTATAAGGAAACTTTCTTCGTCCAATGTTGCTGCAGAGCCTAGTAAACGGAGACGTGCCGTTCTCCTGTCTGTAGCTGTCTTGtcttcttttattatttgttttggcCCTACAAATGTCCTATTATTAGTGCACAGCTTGCGCATCTCACCTGATCAACCCCTTGAAAGCTTGTATTTTGCCTACATCTTAGCGGTCTGCATTGGTACCATAAACTGCTGCATTGATCCCTTAATTTATTATTATGCCTCTTCAAAGTGTCAAAAGCAGGTGTGGGATCTCCTGTGCTATAAGAAGCAGTCTGGTCTTGAACAAAGCAGTCAGACAACAAGCAGTAATGCCACTAACCTTTTTAGTGGCCTGAAAAAATTGTCTCAAGCATAG